A single region of the Marinobacter nanhaiticus D15-8W genome encodes:
- a CDS encoding RSP_7527 family protein encodes MTDQNLKLDAYGNVDIDYYLKLARAQRAEYVAQLGAAFAAKVKALFRVAPTKLSPSH; translated from the coding sequence ATGACTGACCAAAACCTGAAATTGGACGCATACGGCAACGTCGACATCGACTACTACCTTAAACTGGCCCGTGCACAACGCGCAGAATACGTCGCTCAACTGGGCGCCGCATTCGCCGCTAAAGTAAAGGCCCTGTTCCGCGTAGCGCCGACCAAGCTGTCCCCCAGTCACTGA